Proteins encoded in a region of the Mercenaria mercenaria strain notata chromosome 1, MADL_Memer_1, whole genome shotgun sequence genome:
- the LOC128557679 gene encoding uncharacterized protein LOC128557679: protein MPKSQTLFTTSRSTHVGQTDDLTDPCNKHKKEIIKFYCNDHKALLCSVCVTLKHTPTSCCVDYIPDISGQTIDSTEIKDTFKEQRRITEECQKVSADLKEKVAKSNTSLKDVLAEISKFRQEINQRLDVVEKKAKDAAKTLQQENETKLKTTKTTFVNTIQSLKATCDKIKHLNLTRKADRLFIEIKNAERLILENAKIISQLTTTKDIKEYVFKPSPAIKTLLQNEKSLGTLTPKLLKQPSLPSATAFKFSKISPPRDFHVKTSSDKNKSFITGLTTVTSDPDQIFLADNNNYSVKMVDTNSQSIQQLSLSSQPRDITTTAKDELAVTMPDIQTIQFLYFSSNGLSMKNTLKVDGECYGISYYQEKLAVTFQDPAMLKIMDLKGTILVTVTKNLRGKNIFIYPDYVTTNRHSIYVSDRAKHEVTWLNWRGELLGSYGTLGIPGGLAMLTDKSFFVSDYRGNKCNILNVTGDCRESKIVLKDLNNPLALCWCDASKTLYSSHYVYGEEGNFIQMYKMS, encoded by the coding sequence ATGCCAAAGAGTCAAACACTTTTCACAACATCTAGATCTACTCATGTTGGACAGACAGATGACCTAACAGATCCTTGCAACaaacacaaaaaagaaattattaaattCTACTGCAATGACCATAAAGCACTTCTATGCAGTGTATGTGTAACACTCAAACATACCCCTACATCCTGCTGTGTTGACTATATACCCGATATATCAGGACAGACCATAGACAGCACTGAGATCAAAGATACATTTAAGGAGCAAAGGAGAATAACTGAAGAATGTCAGAAGGTATCAGCAGACCTTAAGGAAAAGGTTGCAAAATCCAATACTTCTTTGAAAGACGTTCTTGCTGAAATATCAAAGTTCAGACAAGAGATTAACCAAAGATTAGATGTAGTTGAGAAGAAGGCTAAAGATGCAGCAAAAACTTTACAGCAAGAGAATGAAACAAAGTTAAAGACcacaaaaacaacatttgttaatACCATACAATCTCTAAAAGCAACATGTGATAAGATAAAACACCTCAACTTGACAAGGAAAGCTGACAGACTTTTTATTGAGATTAAAAATGCTGAGCGATTGATCCtagaaaatgcaaaaataatatcACAACTGACAACAACAAAAGATATTAAAGAATATGTGTTCAAACCAAGTCCAGCCATTAAAACACTTCTTCAAAATGAGAAATCACTAGGTACATTAACACCTAAACTGCTAAAACAGCCAAGTCTGCCTTCAGCCACTGCTTTCAAGTTCAGCAAAATATCTCCTCCTAGAGATTTCCATGTTAAGACTTCatcagataaaaataaaagtttcataACTGGACTGACAACAGTTACTTCTGATCCAGACCAAATATTCCTAGCAGATAATAACAATTACTCAGTTAAAATGGTAGATACCAATAGTCAATCCATTCAACAACTAAGCCTAAGTTCACAGCCCCGTGATATCACAACAACCGCCAAAGATGAACTTGCTGTTACAATGCCAGATATCCAAACAATACAGTTTCTATATTTCTCCTCAAACGGACTCTCTATGAAAAACACACTGAAAGTAGATGGAGAATGTTACGGTATAAGTTACTATCAAGAAAAACTAGCTGTAACATTCCAAGATCCTGCAATGCTCAAAATCATGGACTTGAAAGGCACAATCCTAGTAACTGTTACAAAAAACTTAAGaggtaaaaatattttcatttacccAGATTATGTCACTACCAACAGACACTCTATCTATGTATCTGACAGAGCAAAGCATGAAGTTACATGGCTTAACTGGCGAGGTGAACTACTCGGTAGTTATGGAACATTGGGAATTCCAGGAGGACTTGCTATGCTGACTGATAAATCATTTTTTGTGAGTGATTACAGAGGTAACAAATGTAACATACTAAATGTAACTGGTGACTGTAGAGAAAGTAAAATTGTACTGAAGGACTTAAATAATCCTCTGGCACTTTGCTGGTGTGATGCAAGCAAAACACTTTACAGCTCCCATTATGTTTATGGAGAGGAAGGGAACTTTATTCAGATgtacaaaatgtcataa